One Acetonema longum DSM 6540 DNA window includes the following coding sequences:
- a CDS encoding MFS transporter, protein MFASSLVYIMKKKFILLTGVLICAVATGSYLFSGNLAALLSFRLIHGIGFGVASTYFATLASEELPSSRLGEGMGYFGVGETITGIFIRVISGKIFDAKGPVYVLIPCGFSLIIAMILIAHSNSELLLNISALFYGVAFGAIFPAVQAWIISDVEAEDREAAVGSFLNFFDLGIGGGSLLLGLVIEATSYKTMYLLLILFIVAYMVLSIYIKKYQKQKSPTESDNS, encoded by the coding sequence ATGTTTGCCAGCAGTTTAGTATATATTATGAAGAAAAAATTCATCTTATTGACGGGCGTTTTAATCTGTGCAGTAGCTACGGGAAGTTATCTGTTTTCCGGAAACCTGGCTGCGTTGCTTAGCTTCCGGCTCATCCATGGAATTGGCTTTGGTGTTGCCAGCACCTACTTTGCTACATTGGCATCGGAAGAATTGCCTTCCAGCCGATTAGGAGAAGGAATGGGCTACTTCGGAGTGGGAGAAACAATTACCGGCATCTTTATCAGAGTGATATCAGGAAAGATATTTGACGCGAAGGGCCCCGTATATGTGCTTATTCCCTGCGGTTTCAGCTTGATTATTGCTATGATTCTCATTGCTCACAGCAATTCCGAGCTGCTTCTTAATATCTCTGCTCTATTTTACGGAGTTGCATTCGGTGCAATTTTCCCTGCAGTACAGGCTTGGATCATCAGTGATGTTGAGGCAGAGGATAGGGAAGCCGCAGTAGGCTCATTTCTTAACTTTTTTGACCTGGGGATTGGAGGCGGTTCGCTGCTCTTGGGATTGGTTATCGAAGCGACTTCTTATAAAACAATGTATCTTTTGTTGATATTGTTTATTGTAGCTTACATGGTTTTGAGTATTTATATAAAGAAATATCAAAAACAGAAATCGCCTACGGAGTCTGACAACAGCTAA
- a CDS encoding MerR family transcriptional regulator produces the protein MRSNHMKISEFAQVTGITRKNLIFYDKIGLLSPTRVDGQNNYRYYTYQQIDTANVITVLREIDMPLKEIKAYLCGRSPEKMICMLNRQKEIVQEKIKMLVQISDMLDTRIDLTQQGIDAERNIDSIALKECEATPILLGPELPADANNHLLKGWYYLLDFYEFCRKNKVIRGLPTGIIISHADLMKGIYLHPSYYYYRPVSGSSYPNNAQKPRGLYVIGQEQAEYGRGSNLYNRLLAYIKEAGLTICGNAYEEYLFDEISTMDSGQYLLQIAIHVQK, from the coding sequence ATGAGAAGTAATCATATGAAAATCAGCGAGTTTGCACAGGTAACCGGAATTACACGCAAGAATCTCATATTCTATGACAAGATAGGACTTCTATCGCCCACAAGGGTAGATGGGCAGAACAATTACCGTTATTACACTTATCAGCAGATTGACACCGCAAATGTTATTACCGTATTACGGGAGATTGATATGCCGCTGAAAGAAATTAAAGCGTATTTGTGCGGACGCTCCCCGGAAAAAATGATTTGTATGCTGAACAGGCAAAAGGAGATTGTGCAGGAAAAGATTAAGATGCTTGTACAAATCAGCGATATGCTGGACACTCGAATTGATTTGACTCAGCAGGGGATTGATGCGGAGCGGAATATAGATTCCATTGCTCTAAAGGAGTGTGAAGCAACCCCGATTTTGTTGGGGCCGGAGCTTCCTGCGGATGCGAATAACCATTTGCTGAAGGGCTGGTACTATCTCTTGGATTTTTATGAGTTTTGCAGGAAAAACAAGGTGATTCGCGGTTTGCCGACCGGGATCATCATTTCCCATGCAGATCTGATGAAGGGAATTTATCTGCACCCGTCCTACTACTACTACCGCCCTGTATCCGGAAGCAGCTATCCCAACAATGCACAAAAACCCAGAGGCTTATATGTCATCGGGCAGGAACAGGCGGAGTACGGCAGGGGCAGCAATCTATACAATCGTCTTTTGGCCTATATTAAAGAAGCCGGTCTTACGATCTGCGGCAATGCCTATGAAGAGTATTTGTTTGATGAAATATCTACGATGGACTCCGGGCAATATCTTTTGCAAATAGCAATACATGTCCAAAAATAA
- a CDS encoding malate dehydrogenase has product MKFSVIGCGKVGATIAFTAMLKNFAHEIVLVDVNSDKARGEMFDIMQCEAYEPQTLFHAGSYEDTAGSDVVIITAGIPRRHDEPRVLLLERNARLIADIVRQVVNYSPECILFMVTNPLDVMVQLAYEVSGFPASRVIGMGTVLDTARYRAFLSREFTVNARDIDAYVIGEHGETMVPVASNIKIKGISLEQFPAYSDKILTDIIDHVIATSGEVIALKGGTVFAPAVSACIVLEAIVHNASAILPVCTVNERYGAPLSLPTVIGKNGAGTVFDLALTKAEKERLDASVANIKTYVDELHSAIK; this is encoded by the coding sequence ATGAAATTTTCTGTTATCGGATGCGGCAAAGTTGGCGCCACTATAGCGTTTACCGCCATGCTGAAAAATTTCGCCCACGAAATTGTCCTGGTTGACGTAAACAGCGATAAAGCTCGCGGCGAGATGTTCGATATCATGCAGTGCGAAGCCTATGAACCTCAAACCCTATTTCATGCCGGCAGCTATGAAGACACCGCAGGCTCAGATGTTGTTATTATCACTGCCGGCATTCCCCGCAGGCACGATGAGCCCAGAGTCCTGCTGCTGGAGAGAAACGCCCGGCTGATAGCGGATATTGTTCGCCAAGTCGTGAACTACAGTCCGGAGTGCATCCTTTTCATGGTTACCAATCCTCTGGATGTAATGGTCCAACTGGCTTATGAAGTTTCCGGTTTTCCTGCGTCCAGGGTTATTGGAATGGGTACGGTTCTTGATACTGCCCGGTATCGTGCCTTCCTGAGCCGGGAGTTTACAGTGAATGCGCGTGATATTGATGCATATGTGATTGGCGAGCATGGTGAAACAATGGTCCCTGTAGCTTCCAATATAAAAATTAAGGGTATTTCCCTGGAACAATTCCCGGCCTATTCCGATAAGATACTGACCGATATCATTGATCACGTGATTGCTACTTCCGGTGAAGTGATTGCCCTGAAAGGCGGTACGGTATTTGCCCCTGCGGTTTCAGCCTGTATCGTTCTGGAGGCAATCGTTCATAACGCTTCTGCCATACTCCCGGTTTGTACGGTGAACGAAAGATATGGAGCGCCTTTAAGTCTTCCTACGGTTATCGGTAAAAATGGAGCCGGGACAGTATTTGATCTGGCTCTTACCAAAGCCGAAA